Proteins from a single region of Mucilaginibacter daejeonensis:
- a CDS encoding energy transducer TonB, with amino-acid sequence MLNSKFDLYKNEWLDLVFTDRNKSYGAYDLRAHYGDNMMKALAITLTGFTIAAISLTIAFRHDIVPADCPPILNKVDVELPKTPPKFEEIKEAKLNTKKVDLPKTSTVKQTNVSTTKFVVPKITSEEVKTDFKMPDPDPQIASVDNKGDASKPSTTIFDGGTPGKTDVGVKGEDNGESTKIFDGVEVMPEPVGGAAAWSKFLQRNLRYPDTEVEGRVILSFVVEKDGHLTDIQVVKGVLAELDREALRVLKLAPAWKPGKQNGQPVRVKYTIPIVFMLNQ; translated from the coding sequence ATGCTCAACTCAAAATTTGACCTTTACAAGAACGAGTGGCTCGATCTTGTATTCACCGACAGGAACAAAAGTTACGGCGCCTACGATCTCCGGGCTCATTACGGAGATAACATGATGAAGGCCCTGGCCATCACGCTTACCGGTTTTACGATCGCCGCCATCTCGCTCACTATTGCCTTCAGGCATGATATCGTGCCTGCTGATTGTCCTCCAATTTTAAACAAGGTAGATGTGGAATTACCTAAAACGCCTCCAAAATTTGAAGAGATCAAAGAAGCTAAACTGAATACCAAGAAGGTCGATCTTCCTAAAACATCAACAGTTAAGCAAACCAACGTGTCAACCACAAAGTTCGTTGTACCAAAAATTACCAGCGAAGAGGTGAAGACGGACTTTAAGATGCCGGATCCTGATCCGCAGATAGCCTCAGTGGACAATAAAGGTGATGCTTCAAAACCATCGACCACGATATTTGACGGTGGCACACCTGGCAAAACGGATGTTGGCGTTAAAGGTGAAGACAATGGTGAAAGTACCAAGATATTTGATGGTGTGGAAGTAATGCCCGAGCCGGTCGGTGGTGCTGCTGCCTGGAGCAAATTTTTGCAACGTAACCTGCGTTACCCTGATACCGAGGTAGAGGGCCGCGTGATCTTGAGTTTTGTAGTAGAGAAGGACGGTCACCTGACCGATATACAAGTGGTCAAAGGCGTACTGGCAGAATTGGACCGCGAAGCTTTGCGCGTGCTCAAACTGGCCCCGGCCTGGAAGCCAGGCAAGCAGAATGGTCAGCCGGTGCGTGTTAAGTACACCATCCCGATCGTGTTCATGCTCAACCAATAA
- a CDS encoding ATP-binding protein, whose protein sequence is MSNKAGFLNLSIANILSDEQSMLTQARIRLLFYGLWVVFACVGAVFLSVLYSHEGALVAMSGGILVTVVMLFKYLTWKGDWKLVAHILLVMGTLLNLADAFIIFQKIDIISIQLVLLIIIFSFYMLGQNWGLLYSLANLSPVLMFMVYTYNNIYIINIRPVHLDQFTLILCVLANFVVMVFIHNHFYNAFLKNILELKRTSEEQTRLNETLEVAIDKAEKSSHAKSEFLSTMSHEIRTPLNAVIGMSNLLMMGNPRKDQEENLEILKFSANNLLAIVNDVLDFNKIESGKVVFENIRLDLPELLNNICGGQIIKANEKGLVFKLKIDDVLRNKTLIGDPTRITQIIFNLVSNAIKFTRQGFVEVKASCQEQREDQVTVRFSVRDSGIGIEQDNLKAIFEPFTQESITTTRKYGGTGLGLAIVKRLLELKGIQMQVTSKPGQGSEFWFDMVLPLINEVAQEPVVAKVKAVSAEEQEMSDLHILVAEDNMVNTMLMKKFFSKWHVRSTFAENGERAVEMMSYGNFDIVLMDLQMPVLNGFDAAMEIRKMADHQKAAVPIIALTASALTDIREKVFSAGMNDYVAKPFKPDELKEKILKLVHHRSARRHQPVE, encoded by the coding sequence ATGAGTAATAAAGCTGGTTTTTTGAACCTATCCATAGCGAATATATTGTCAGATGAGCAATCGATGCTTACTCAGGCACGTATTCGCTTGCTTTTTTACGGCCTGTGGGTGGTATTCGCCTGTGTAGGCGCGGTTTTCTTAAGTGTGCTGTATTCGCATGAAGGTGCACTGGTGGCTATGTCAGGCGGCATACTGGTCACGGTGGTTATGCTATTTAAATACCTAACCTGGAAGGGAGATTGGAAGCTGGTAGCGCACATTTTGCTGGTGATGGGCACCTTGCTGAACCTGGCCGATGCGTTCATCATCTTCCAAAAGATAGATATCATTTCTATTCAACTGGTATTACTGATCATCATATTCAGTTTCTACATGTTGGGGCAAAACTGGGGACTATTATACTCACTCGCCAACCTGTCGCCGGTGCTGATGTTCATGGTATATACTTATAACAATATTTATATCATCAACATCAGGCCGGTACATCTGGACCAGTTCACACTTATATTGTGTGTGCTGGCTAACTTCGTGGTCATGGTGTTCATACACAACCACTTTTATAACGCATTCCTGAAAAATATACTCGAGCTCAAGCGTACCAGTGAGGAGCAGACCCGCCTAAACGAAACACTGGAAGTGGCGATCGATAAGGCAGAGAAATCATCGCACGCCAAGTCGGAGTTCTTGTCGACCATGTCGCATGAGATACGTACACCGTTGAACGCGGTGATCGGGATGAGTAATCTACTTATGATGGGCAACCCGCGTAAGGATCAGGAAGAGAATCTCGAGATCCTGAAATTCTCCGCTAATAACCTGTTGGCCATCGTGAACGATGTGCTCGACTTCAACAAGATCGAGTCGGGTAAGGTGGTATTCGAGAATATACGGCTCGACCTACCTGAGCTGCTGAACAACATTTGCGGTGGGCAGATCATCAAGGCTAACGAAAAGGGCCTGGTGTTCAAGCTTAAGATAGATGATGTGCTGCGTAACAAAACGCTGATCGGTGACCCTACCCGGATCACACAGATCATTTTTAACCTGGTGAGCAACGCCATTAAGTTCACCCGCCAAGGCTTTGTGGAGGTGAAGGCAAGCTGCCAGGAGCAACGCGAAGATCAGGTGACCGTCAGGTTCTCGGTACGCGACTCAGGCATCGGTATCGAGCAGGACAATTTGAAAGCGATCTTCGAGCCTTTCACGCAAGAGTCTATCACAACCACCCGTAAATATGGTGGTACTGGCTTAGGCCTGGCTATCGTTAAGCGTTTGCTCGAATTGAAAGGAATCCAAATGCAGGTGACCAGTAAGCCGGGCCAAGGCTCTGAGTTTTGGTTCGATATGGTGCTGCCACTCATCAATGAGGTAGCCCAGGAGCCTGTTGTGGCCAAAGTAAAGGCCGTATCGGCCGAAGAGCAGGAGATGAGCGATCTGCACATCCTGGTGGCCGAAGATAATATGGTGAACACCATGTTGATGAAGAAATTTTTTTCCAAGTGGCATGTACGGTCCACCTTTGCCGAGAATGGGGAGCGCGCCGTAGAAATGATGAGCTACGGTAACTTCGATATCGTGCTTATGGACCTCCAGATGCCCGTATTGAATGGCTTTGATGCCGCCATGGAGATACGTAAGATGGCCGACCATCAAAAGGCCGCCGTGCCGATCATCGCGCTAACAGCTTCGGCCCTAACCGATATTCGTGAAAAGGTATTTAGCGCCGGTATGAACGATTATGTGGCCAAACCTTTTAAACCCGATGAGTTGAAGGAGAAGATCTTGAAACTGGTACACCACCGCAGTGCCCGCAGGCATCAGCCTGTCGAGTGA
- a CDS encoding valine--tRNA ligase has product MSISKTYQFSEVEDKWYSYWLQHKFFRSVPDEREPYTIVIPPPNVTGVLHMGHMLNNTIQDVLIRRARMRGKNACWVPGTDHASIATEAKVVAMLKERGIAKADLTREEFLKYAWEWKEKYGGIILDQLKKLGASCDWDRTRFTMEDDMSEAVIDTFIHLAKKGLIYRGVRMVNWDPKGLTAVSDEEVIRKEVNQKLYYIRYMIAGGELPVEEAQATENAQSASYITIATTRPETIMADSAICINPNDERYTHLHGKKVYVPLINREIPVILDEYVTMDFGTGCLKVTPAHDLNDYELGQKHNLPVIDILNDDGTLNDKAEILIGEDRFAARKKIAVMLEEAGALDKVEEYRSQVGFSERTDAVIEPKLSMQWFCKMGEMAKPALDYVLNGEVKLIPDKFINTYRHWMENVRDWNISRQLWWGQQIPAWYLPNGQYVIAKTAEEALEEARKLSTDNANLTTADLQQDPDVVDTWFSSWLWPISVFDGFKDPDNADINYYYPTNDLVTAPEILFFWVARMIMAGHEFKGQAPFKNVYLTGIVRDKLGRKMSKSLGNSPDPIDLINKYGADGVRVGMLMCSPAGNDLMFDESYCEQGRNFANKIWNAFRLVKGWEVDENLENKNETAITWFKARFEQALLEIDELFGQYRLSEAIMAIYKLVWDDFCAWYLEMVKPAYQQPIDAASFKATVSFFEDILKVLHPFMPFITEELWHDEIFGQRDEKDCCIVAQQPVGSQPEGVLVNTFENVKQVVAEIRNIRSSKQLSPKESLDLYIKSNSAISFDAFLPVLTKLANLGNITHTDSNIAGAASFMVSTDEFFVPLGNNIDVDAERARIQKEIEYLNGFLKSVNAKLSNEKFVNNAKPEVIANERKKQSDAESKLKALEESLQFLAN; this is encoded by the coding sequence ATGAGTATTTCGAAGACCTACCAGTTCAGTGAAGTTGAAGATAAATGGTACAGCTATTGGCTACAGCATAAATTTTTCCGTTCGGTGCCTGATGAGCGCGAACCCTATACGATCGTGATCCCTCCGCCCAATGTGACCGGTGTGCTGCACATGGGCCACATGCTAAATAACACTATACAGGACGTGCTGATCCGCCGTGCACGTATGCGCGGCAAGAACGCCTGCTGGGTACCCGGCACCGATCATGCCAGTATAGCTACCGAGGCCAAGGTGGTGGCCATGCTTAAAGAGCGTGGTATAGCCAAGGCTGATCTTACCCGCGAGGAGTTCTTGAAATACGCCTGGGAGTGGAAAGAGAAATACGGCGGTATCATCCTTGATCAATTGAAAAAACTGGGCGCCTCTTGCGATTGGGACCGTACCCGTTTCACCATGGAGGATGATATGTCTGAAGCGGTGATCGATACCTTTATCCATCTGGCCAAAAAAGGCCTGATCTACCGCGGCGTGCGCATGGTGAACTGGGACCCTAAAGGCCTCACCGCCGTGTCAGACGAGGAGGTGATCCGCAAAGAGGTGAACCAGAAGCTTTATTACATTCGCTACATGATCGCGGGCGGTGAGTTGCCGGTAGAGGAAGCTCAGGCAACTGAGAACGCGCAATCCGCAAGCTATATCACTATCGCCACCACTCGCCCGGAGACCATCATGGCCGACAGTGCGATATGTATCAACCCTAACGATGAACGTTACACACATTTGCATGGCAAAAAGGTGTACGTACCATTGATAAACCGCGAGATACCGGTGATCCTGGACGAGTACGTGACCATGGACTTTGGTACCGGCTGCTTGAAAGTTACTCCAGCGCACGATCTGAATGACTATGAGCTGGGTCAAAAACATAACCTGCCGGTGATCGACATTTTGAACGACGACGGTACCTTGAACGACAAGGCCGAGATACTGATCGGCGAGGACCGCTTTGCAGCCCGTAAAAAGATCGCCGTGATGCTGGAAGAAGCAGGTGCGTTAGATAAGGTAGAAGAATACCGTTCGCAAGTAGGTTTCTCAGAACGTACCGATGCGGTGATAGAGCCTAAACTATCGATGCAGTGGTTCTGCAAAATGGGAGAGATGGCCAAACCAGCCCTCGACTATGTGTTAAACGGTGAGGTCAAGCTCATTCCCGACAAGTTCATTAATACGTACCGCCACTGGATGGAGAACGTACGCGACTGGAACATTAGCCGCCAGTTATGGTGGGGCCAGCAGATACCGGCATGGTACCTGCCTAATGGCCAGTACGTGATCGCCAAAACGGCTGAAGAGGCATTGGAAGAAGCCAGAAAGCTTTCGACCGACAATGCTAACTTGACCACTGCCGACCTTCAGCAGGATCCGGACGTGGTTGATACCTGGTTCTCATCGTGGTTGTGGCCTATATCGGTATTCGATGGTTTTAAGGATCCTGATAATGCCGACATTAATTACTATTACCCGACCAATGATCTGGTTACCGCTCCTGAGATCCTGTTCTTCTGGGTGGCTCGTATGATCATGGCCGGCCATGAGTTCAAAGGTCAGGCACCATTCAAGAACGTGTACCTGACCGGTATCGTTCGTGATAAACTTGGCCGCAAAATGTCCAAGTCATTAGGCAACTCGCCCGACCCGATCGACCTGATCAATAAATACGGGGCCGATGGTGTGCGCGTAGGTATGCTCATGTGCTCGCCTGCCGGCAATGATCTCATGTTCGATGAAAGCTATTGCGAGCAGGGGCGCAACTTTGCTAATAAGATCTGGAATGCATTCAGGCTGGTAAAGGGCTGGGAGGTAGATGAGAACCTGGAGAACAAGAACGAGACCGCGATCACCTGGTTCAAAGCCCGTTTTGAGCAGGCCTTGTTGGAGATAGACGAACTGTTCGGCCAGTACCGCCTGTCGGAAGCGATCATGGCGATCTACAAACTGGTATGGGACGACTTTTGCGCCTGGTACCTGGAAATGGTAAAGCCGGCCTATCAGCAACCGATCGATGCGGCGAGCTTCAAAGCAACGGTAAGCTTTTTTGAGGACATCCTGAAAGTACTCCATCCATTCATGCCGTTCATTACTGAGGAGTTATGGCACGACGAGATATTCGGTCAGCGTGACGAGAAAGACTGCTGTATAGTGGCTCAACAACCCGTCGGTTCACAACCTGAAGGAGTGTTGGTAAATACTTTCGAGAACGTTAAACAAGTTGTGGCAGAAATTCGTAATATTCGCAGCAGCAAGCAGTTATCGCCTAAAGAGAGCCTTGACCTTTACATCAAAAGCAACTCGGCGATCAGCTTCGACGCATTTTTGCCGGTACTGACCAAACTGGCCAACCTTGGAAATATAACACATACGGATAGCAACATAGCCGGAGCGGCCAGCTTCATGGTATCTACCGACGAGTTCTTTGTACCTCTGGGTAATAACATCGATGTTGACGCCGAACGCGCACGGATACAAAAAGAGATCGAGTATCTGAATGGGTTCCTTAAGTCGGTGAACGCAAAGCTGTCTAACGAGAAGTTTGTGAACAACGCCAAGCCAGAGGTCATTGCCAACGAACGCAAAAAACAGTCAGATGCTGAATCTAAGCTAAAGGCACTGGAAGAGAGCTTACAATTCTTGGCAAATTAA
- a CDS encoding type I restriction enzyme HsdR N-terminal domain-containing protein → MDLLQPLALPPYPFKLTDQNGQLFIFDEIRKRKIMLTPEEWVRQHFVQYLIRVKNYPRSLIKLEGGMRLHGMPKRTDIVVYDPHGQKILMVECKAPGVAIDQKVFDQIARYNITHRIRLLAVSNGLQHYYCDIDLEARNYRFIQELPAYGDHSTG, encoded by the coding sequence ATGGACCTCTTGCAGCCACTGGCCCTGCCGCCCTACCCTTTCAAACTTACTGACCAGAACGGGCAGCTTTTCATCTTTGACGAGATACGAAAACGCAAGATCATGCTCACACCAGAGGAATGGGTGCGCCAGCATTTTGTGCAATACCTGATCAGGGTAAAGAACTATCCGCGTTCACTGATCAAACTGGAAGGTGGTATGCGACTGCACGGGATGCCTAAACGTACCGACATTGTAGTGTACGATCCGCACGGCCAAAAGATATTGATGGTGGAATGTAAGGCCCCCGGAGTAGCCATTGATCAAAAGGTATTTGACCAGATCGCCCGTTATAACATCACCCACCGGATACGGTTATTGGCCGTGAGCAACGGGCTGCAGCATTACTATTGCGATATTGATCTGGAAGCACGCAACTACCGCTTTATACAGGAATTACCTGCCTACGGTGATCACTCGACAGGCTGA
- a CDS encoding DUF4468 domain-containing protein — MMKRQILLFATLLWAAIGMAQTDDRLVISEQNKYTYMQVRPLKQDIDLPKLAKELKKNAVGVKTAVAGANGITGTGQILIYKKGLITAQEQASITYDLSVDVKEGKYRLLLTNMVYTPYQRNRYGVFAPVDGAGTDLEKMKAKLAVKPFNELLSTVTTYGAKLERTVNEEVNNAPAQKAKADTLKRVNTRDW; from the coding sequence ATGATGAAACGTCAAATATTGTTATTCGCCACCTTGTTATGGGCAGCCATAGGCATGGCCCAAACCGATGATCGTTTGGTGATCAGCGAGCAGAACAAGTACACCTATATGCAGGTACGCCCGCTGAAGCAAGACATCGACCTGCCTAAACTGGCCAAAGAGCTTAAAAAGAACGCCGTTGGGGTAAAGACCGCAGTGGCGGGCGCCAATGGGATCACCGGTACGGGGCAGATCCTGATCTACAAAAAAGGACTGATCACCGCCCAGGAGCAGGCATCCATCACTTACGACCTGAGTGTTGATGTGAAGGAGGGCAAGTACCGTTTGCTGCTAACAAATATGGTGTATACCCCATACCAGCGTAACCGTTACGGCGTGTTCGCGCCTGTGGATGGCGCAGGCACTGATCTGGAAAAAATGAAAGCCAAACTTGCGGTGAAACCTTTTAACGAATTGTTGAGTACGGTGACCACTTATGGCGCCAAATTAGAGCGGACGGTGAACGAAGAGGTGAACAATGCGCCTGCGCAAAAAGCTAAGGCCGATACCTTGAAGCGGGTGAATACCCGTGACTGGTAG
- the holA gene encoding DNA polymerase III subunit delta produces MTANDILKDLKSRKYRPLYLLHGEEPYFIDRIANYMESNILTDGERGFNQTVLYGKDTDIMTIINAAKRYPMMAEYQVIIVKEAQDLKWGKEDADKKGINPVLSYLDAPLKSTILVFCYKYGKFDKRKKAYKAIEKNGLVFESASLYDNKVPGWIESHASEKNYRISAQAAAMLCEYLGNDLSKIANELDKLMLNIPQGQEIGLKDIQDNIGISKEYNVFELQSALIRKDVVKANQIINYFEANPKANPIVLILGNMHNFFSKVLMYHYVRDKTPQTLAKELGVNPYFLKDYEMASRSFDYYKSMQIIGWLREYDLKSKGMGSTASHGELLKELVFKILH; encoded by the coding sequence ATGACCGCGAACGATATCCTCAAAGACCTTAAAAGCCGTAAGTACCGCCCCTTGTACCTGTTGCACGGCGAAGAGCCTTACTTTATTGACCGTATAGCTAACTATATGGAAAGTAATATCCTGACCGATGGCGAAAGAGGCTTTAACCAGACCGTACTGTACGGCAAGGATACCGATATCATGACCATCATCAACGCGGCGAAACGCTACCCCATGATGGCCGAATACCAGGTGATCATCGTTAAAGAAGCACAAGATCTGAAATGGGGAAAAGAAGATGCCGATAAAAAAGGTATCAACCCAGTATTAAGCTATTTGGATGCTCCACTGAAAAGCACTATTCTGGTGTTCTGCTACAAGTACGGCAAGTTCGATAAACGTAAAAAGGCTTATAAGGCGATCGAAAAGAACGGGCTGGTTTTCGAATCAGCCTCGTTATATGATAACAAGGTACCGGGGTGGATCGAGAGCCATGCTTCTGAAAAGAATTACCGCATCAGCGCGCAGGCGGCGGCCATGCTGTGCGAATATCTGGGTAATGATCTGTCGAAGATCGCCAATGAACTGGATAAGTTGATGCTGAACATTCCGCAGGGGCAGGAGATAGGCTTGAAGGACATTCAGGATAACATTGGCATCAGCAAGGAATACAATGTTTTTGAGCTGCAATCGGCACTGATCCGCAAGGATGTAGTGAAAGCCAACCAGATCATCAATTACTTTGAGGCTAACCCGAAGGCCAATCCTATTGTACTCATACTGGGTAACATGCACAACTTCTTTAGCAAAGTGCTCATGTACCATTACGTACGCGATAAAACACCGCAAACACTCGCCAAAGAGTTAGGCGTCAACCCGTATTTTTTGAAGGATTATGAAATGGCATCGCGCAGTTTCGACTACTATAAAAGCATGCAGATCATTGGCTGGCTGCGCGAGTATGACCTTAAAAGCAAGGGTATGGGCTCTACCGCATCACACGGCGAGCTGTTGAAGGAACTTGTATTCAAGATCCTCCATTAA